A genomic region of Streptomyces diastaticus subsp. diastaticus contains the following coding sequences:
- a CDS encoding DUF427 domain-containing protein: protein MTQGHGDDTARGHRITVERTPVHVRVVRGGRTVAESRRPLLLRETGLPVRYYLPPEDVRTELLAPSGTHTFCPFKGTASYWSLPGEPDLVWAYPDPVEAVAEIRDHFCFYGTEVVGERAG from the coding sequence ATGACTCAGGGACACGGAGACGACACGGCGCGCGGTCACCGCATCACCGTCGAGCGGACCCCGGTGCACGTGCGGGTGGTGCGCGGCGGGCGGACGGTGGCGGAGAGCCGCCGCCCGCTGCTGCTGCGCGAGACGGGGCTGCCCGTCCGCTACTACCTGCCGCCCGAGGACGTCCGCACGGAACTGCTGGCACCCTCCGGGACGCACACGTTCTGCCCCTTCAAGGGCACCGCCTCGTACTGGTCGCTGCCGGGCGAGCCGGACCTGGTGTGGGCGTACCCGGACCCGGTCGAGGCGGTCGCGGAGATCCGGGACCACTTCTGCTTCTACGGGACGGAGGTGGTCGGGGAGCGGGCCGGGTGA
- a CDS encoding SDR family oxidoreductase has translation MRPMATHVITGAGSGIGAAVARRLHERGDHLVLVARDAGRARELAAAHPGADTLVADLADPDRISWALSHQTLPDRIDSLLHIAGVVDLGAVDELTPRTWRHQIDVNLLAPAELTRHFLPQLRLTHGHVVFVNSGAGLNANGGWAAYAAAKHGLKALADALRQEEQPHGVRVTSVYPGRTASAMQQKIHQQEGKEYDPGRWISPDSVATALLTALDLPADAVINDLTVRPRG, from the coding sequence ATGCGGCCCATGGCTACTCATGTGATCACCGGCGCCGGTTCCGGCATCGGCGCCGCCGTCGCCCGCCGCCTCCACGAGCGCGGCGACCACCTCGTCCTCGTCGCCCGCGACGCGGGCCGTGCCCGGGAACTGGCCGCCGCCCACCCCGGCGCCGACACCCTCGTCGCCGACCTCGCCGACCCCGACCGGATCTCCTGGGCGCTCTCCCACCAGACGCTGCCCGACCGCATCGACTCGCTGCTGCACATCGCGGGCGTCGTCGACCTCGGCGCCGTGGACGAACTCACCCCCAGGACGTGGCGCCACCAGATCGACGTCAACCTCCTCGCGCCCGCCGAACTGACCCGCCACTTCCTGCCGCAGCTGCGCCTGACCCACGGCCACGTCGTCTTCGTCAACTCCGGCGCCGGCCTCAACGCCAACGGCGGCTGGGCCGCCTACGCCGCCGCCAAGCACGGCCTCAAGGCCCTCGCCGACGCCCTGCGCCAGGAGGAGCAGCCGCACGGGGTGCGCGTCACCTCCGTCTACCCCGGCCGCACCGCCAGCGCCATGCAGCAGAAAATCCACCAGCAGGAGGGCAAGGAGTACGACCCCGGCCGGTGGATCAGCCCGGACTCGGTGGCCACCGCCCTGCTCACCGCGCTCGACCTGCCCGCCGACGCGGTGATCAACGACCTCACCGTCCGGCCGCGCGGCTGA
- a CDS encoding TIGR00730 family Rossman fold protein codes for MNIGVFLSAADLPERYTRPAREFAELLGRGGHTLVWGGSDKGLMKVVADGVERSGGRLLGVSVEFLADSARPVPAASGEMIVTADLAERKAQLLARADAVVIMVGGTGTLDEATEILELKKHGLHTKPVVLLNTAGFYDGLRRQFQRMEDEGFLPLPLTELVLFAEEPVGALAHLEESAGVQ; via the coding sequence ATGAACATAGGCGTCTTCCTGTCCGCCGCCGACCTGCCCGAGCGCTACACGCGGCCCGCCCGCGAGTTCGCCGAACTGCTCGGCAGGGGCGGCCACACCCTGGTGTGGGGCGGCTCCGACAAGGGACTCATGAAGGTCGTGGCGGACGGCGTCGAACGCTCCGGCGGCAGGCTTCTCGGCGTCTCCGTGGAATTCCTCGCCGACTCGGCACGCCCCGTCCCCGCCGCGTCCGGCGAGATGATCGTCACCGCCGACCTCGCCGAGCGGAAGGCGCAGCTCCTCGCCCGCGCCGACGCCGTCGTGATCATGGTGGGCGGCACCGGCACCCTCGACGAGGCCACCGAGATCCTCGAACTCAAGAAGCACGGCCTGCACACCAAGCCCGTCGTCCTGCTCAACACGGCCGGCTTCTACGACGGCCTGCGCCGGCAGTTCCAGCGCATGGAGGACGAGGGGTTCCTGCCCCTCCCGCTGACCGAACTCGTCCTCTTCGCCGAGGAGCCCGTCGGCGCCCTCGCCCACCTGGAGGAGAGCGCCGGAGTCCAGTAG
- a CDS encoding alpha/beta fold hydrolase: MDTVVSRDGTPIGYERRGEGPALVLVGGALTTGEHAAPLAELLAGSFTVVTYDRRGRGRSGDTRPYEVRREVEDLAEVIRAAGPPAALYGVSSGAALALHAASAGLEVSRVALYEPPFTVGEADLSRREAYRSRLVALLAADDRGGAVELFMTHIGLTPGMIAGARRSPAWPGFEAVAPTLAHDDEVLGDGAPPPDRLALVRVPALVMAGSASPPAMAEAARAVAGALPYGEYRELDGQTHDVAPEAVASALREFLR; the protein is encoded by the coding sequence ATGGACACCGTGGTCTCCCGGGACGGCACGCCGATCGGCTACGAGCGACGGGGGGAGGGCCCGGCGCTGGTGCTGGTCGGCGGTGCGCTGACGACCGGGGAGCACGCGGCGCCGCTGGCCGAGCTGCTCGCCGGCTCCTTCACGGTGGTGACGTACGACCGGCGGGGGCGCGGCCGCAGCGGCGACACGCGGCCCTACGAGGTGCGCCGCGAGGTGGAGGACCTCGCGGAGGTGATCCGCGCGGCGGGTCCGCCCGCCGCGCTGTACGGCGTCTCCTCGGGGGCGGCGCTGGCGCTGCACGCGGCGTCGGCGGGGCTGGAGGTGAGCCGCGTCGCGCTCTACGAGCCGCCGTTCACCGTCGGGGAGGCGGACCTCTCGCGGCGGGAGGCGTACCGCTCACGGCTGGTGGCGCTGCTGGCGGCGGACGACCGGGGCGGGGCGGTGGAGCTCTTCATGACGCACATCGGGCTGACGCCCGGGATGATCGCCGGGGCCCGGCGGTCCCCGGCCTGGCCGGGCTTCGAGGCGGTCGCGCCGACCCTGGCCCACGACGACGAGGTGCTGGGGGACGGGGCGCCGCCGCCGGACCGGCTGGCCCTGGTCCGGGTGCCGGCTCTGGTGATGGCCGGTTCGGCGAGCCCGCCGGCGATGGCCGAGGCGGCGCGGGCGGTGGCCGGGGCGCTGCCGTACGGGGAGTACCGGGAGCTGGACGGGCAGACCCACGACGTGGCGCCGGAGGCGGTGGCCTCGGCGTTGCGGGAGTTCCTCCGGTGA
- a CDS encoding methionine synthase: protein MSDTDDFRTLRATGIGSMPGGDAREAAKTVTGTFAGGEGMPHLPELPARGPGADMVGRTAGLLVDVHAQLEPSGWRTADRPGRDTRRAVSWLREDLDALEEFTQGYRGPLKVQAVGPWTLAAALQARGGEACLGDPGACRDLAASLAEGLRGHLAELRRRVPGARLVLQLDEPSLTAVLTGDVRTASGYRTYRAVDRQIVESALREVAAVHDGPVIAHSCAPSVPFALLRRAGFAGASFDFSLLTERDDEALGEGVEAGFRLLAGVVPGTDTALSDPAGSVMGVRTWWRRLGLNPGLLPEAVAITPSCGLAGASPGHARSALAHCVRAANSLADNPE, encoded by the coding sequence GTGAGCGACACCGACGACTTCCGCACCCTGCGCGCCACCGGCATCGGCTCGATGCCCGGCGGCGACGCCCGCGAGGCGGCCAAGACCGTGACCGGCACCTTCGCGGGCGGCGAGGGGATGCCGCACCTGCCCGAACTCCCCGCCCGCGGGCCCGGCGCCGACATGGTGGGCCGCACCGCCGGACTCCTCGTCGACGTCCACGCCCAGCTGGAGCCCAGCGGCTGGCGGACCGCCGACCGGCCCGGCCGCGACACGCGCCGAGCCGTCTCCTGGCTCCGCGAGGACCTCGACGCCCTGGAGGAGTTCACCCAGGGGTACCGCGGCCCGCTCAAGGTCCAGGCCGTCGGCCCCTGGACGCTCGCCGCCGCTCTCCAGGCACGCGGCGGCGAAGCCTGCCTCGGCGACCCGGGCGCCTGCCGCGACCTCGCCGCCTCCCTCGCCGAAGGGCTCCGCGGCCACCTCGCCGAGCTGCGCCGCCGCGTCCCCGGCGCCCGCCTCGTCCTCCAGCTCGACGAACCCTCGCTGACCGCCGTCCTCACCGGTGACGTCCGCACCGCCAGCGGCTACCGCACCTACCGCGCCGTCGACCGCCAGATCGTCGAATCGGCGCTCCGCGAGGTCGCCGCCGTCCACGACGGACCCGTGATCGCGCACAGTTGCGCCCCGTCCGTCCCCTTCGCCCTGCTGCGCCGCGCCGGGTTCGCCGGCGCCTCCTTCGACTTCTCCCTGCTCACCGAGCGTGACGACGAGGCGCTCGGGGAAGGCGTCGAGGCGGGCTTCCGGCTGCTCGCCGGTGTCGTGCCGGGCACCGACACCGCGTTGTCGGACCCGGCCGGTAGCGTCATGGGGGTCAGGACGTGGTGGCGCAGGCTGGGGCTGAATCCCGGGCTGCTCCCCGAGGCGGTGGCGATCACCCCGTCGTGCGGTCTGGCCGGCGCCTCGCCCGGCCACGCCCGCTCGGCACTCGCCCACTGCGTCCGGGCGGCGAACTCACTCGCGGACAACCCGGAGTGA